In Zingiber officinale cultivar Zhangliang chromosome 6A, Zo_v1.1, whole genome shotgun sequence, a single genomic region encodes these proteins:
- the LOC121994548 gene encoding flavonoid 3'-monooxygenase CYP75B137-like, with amino-acid sequence MLLADQSEAMAFLFYAFAALAFLLAALVHAAFARRRHGGPPLPPGPRGLPLLGSLPFLQSDLHAHFGRLALTHGPIFSLRLGAKLGVVISSPALAREILRDHDAAFANRDVPASSRVAYGGDANIVWNPNGPKWRMLRRVTVREMLCPAGLDAVYALRRREMRAAAANIRAQAGTPVDVGAEMFLATWNTVTGTLWGATLEGADVKRRSAAGKEFREVVAEITELLGRPDVSDFFPAVAWMDLQGIQRRMGVFLRRFDRIFEDIIEMRRKKEGGGVGEGKDFLEFMLRLEKEGGDGKTPFTMTNVKALLLDMVVGGTETTSNTVEWAMAEMLHKPEILRRAQAEVDMVVGPDAVVEESHIGRLPYLAAVIKETLRLHPALPLMVPHCPSATCVVGGYSVPAGARVFVNVWAIHRDPEVWEDPLEFRPERFADGGEAGKRGWDFSGNDFRYLPFGSGRRICAGVAMAELMVSYMVATLVHSFEWRAPEGIGKEAADMEEKFGIVMKKARPLVLVPTPRLARDNLYL; translated from the exons ATGCTGCTCGCCGATCAATCGGAGGCAATGGCCTTCCTCTTCTACGCCTTCGCCGCCCTCGCCTTCCTCCTCGCCGCCCTCGTCCACGCTGCCTTTGCCCGCCGACGCCATGGTGGTCCTCCTCTGCCTCCCGGCCCACGCGGCCTCCCACTCCTTGGCAGCCTCCCCTTCCTCCAGTCAGACCTCCACGCGCACTTCGGCCGTCTCGCCCTCACCCACGGCCCCATCTTCAGCCTCCGCCTCGGCGCCAAGCTCGGCGTCGTAATCTCCTCGCCCGCCCTCGCCCGCGAAATCCTCCGCGACCACGACGCCGCCTTCGCCAACCGCGACGTCCCCGCCTCCTCCCGCGTCGCCTACGGCGGCGACGCCAACATCGTGTGGAACCCCAACGGCCCCAAGTGGCGGATGCTGCGCCGCGTGACCGTCCGCGAGATGCTCTGCCCCGCGGGGCTCGACGCCGTCTACGCGCTGCGGCGCCGGGAGATGCGCGCGGCGGCGGCAAACATCAGGGCGCAGGCGGGGACCCCGGTGGACGTCGGCGCGGAGATGTTCCTGGCGACGTGGAACACGGTGACGGGAACGCTGTGGGGCGCCACGCTGGAGGGTGCCGACGTGAAGAGGAGGAGCGCGGCGGGGAAGGAGTTCCGGGAAGTGGTGGCGGAGATCACCGAGCTACTCGGGCGGCCCGACGTGTCGGACTTCTTCCCGGCGGTGGCGTGGATGGATCTGCAGGGGATCCAGCGCCGCATGGGCGTGTTCCTGCGCCGATTCGATCGCATCTTCGAAGATATCATCGAGATGAGGAGAAAGAAGGAAGGCGGCGGCGTAGGCGAAGGAAAAGACTTCTTGGAGTTCATGCTGAGGCTGGAGAAGGAAGGCGGCGACGGGAAAACGCCCTTCACCATGACTAACGTCAAAGCTCTGCTCTTG GACATGGTGGTAGGCGGAACAGAGACCACATCCAACACGGTAGAATGGGCAATGGCCGAGATGCTACATAAGCCCGAGATCCTCCGGCGAGCCCAAGCGGAGGTGGACATGGTGGTGGGTCCCGACGCAGTCGTCGAAGAGTCCCACATCGGTCGTCTCCCCTACCTCGCCGCCGTCATCAAAGAGACGCTCCGCCTGCACCCGGCCCTGCCTCTGATGGTCCCCCACTGCCCGAGCGCCACTTGCGTCGTCGGCGGCTACTCAGTTCCCGCCGGCGCGAGAGTGTTCGTCAACGTGTGGGCCATCCACCGGGACCCGGAGGTATGGGAGGACCCGCTGGAGTTCCGGCCGGAGAGGTTCGCAGACGGCGGCGAGGCTGGGAAGCGGGGCTGGGATTTCAGCGGCAACGACTTCAGGTACCTCCCGTTCGGGTCGGGGCGGAGGATATGCGCGGGGGTGGCGATGGCGGAGCTTATGGTGTCGTACATGGTGGCGACGCTGGTGCACTCGTTCGAGTGGCGGGCGCCGGAGGGAATAGGAAAGGAGGCGGCGGACATGGAGGAGAAGTTTGGGATCGTGATGAAGAAGGCGCGGCCGCTGGTGCTGGTACCGACGCCCAGGCTTGCAAGAGATAATCTATACTTGTAA